The genomic window GATTTCCGCGATCCTTCACGCTCGCTCGGTTCAGTGAGGCGTTTCTTATCCTTCGTGCGCAGTCGATCGGCCTACCGCTGGCGCTCGTGCCGATCGTGATGGTCCTTATGAGTCTCGTCTATTCGCTGTCGGCTTATCCTATCGGCATCCTGTCCGACCGAATGGACAAGGTGACGATCCTGATCATTGGGCTGGTTCTGCTCGTTCTAGCCGATCTGGTCTTGGCCTTCGCAACCGGCGTTTTCGCAGTTGGTGTGGGCGTCGCACTATGGGGCCTTCACATGGGATTTACTCAGGAGCTGCTTGCCGCGTTTGTGGCCGAGGCAGCGCCAGCGGAGCTGCGCGGCACCGCCTTTGACATGTT from Nitrobacteraceae bacterium AZCC 1564 includes these protein-coding regions:
- a CDS encoding MFS family permease (product_source=COG0477; cath_funfam=1.20.1250.20; cog=COG0477; pfam=PF07690; superfamily=103473; transmembrane_helix_parts=Outside_1_26,TMhelix_27_60,Inside_61_88,TMhelix_89_111,Outside_112_114,TMhelix_115_132,Inside_133_144), with the translated sequence MVLMSLVYSLSAYPIGILSDRMDKVTILIIGLVLLVLADLVLAFATGVFAVGVGVALWGLHMGFTQELLAAFVAEAAPAELRGTAFDMFNLICGLAMLAASVIAGALWDTAGPKGTFLAGAAFAALTVLGLLRIRGRLGELRHS